A single Fusobacterium hominis DNA region contains:
- a CDS encoding chorismate mutase: protein MNKLENARIEINKIDKEMAKLFEQRMKAVEDVIEYKIENNMDIFDSSREKEVIEKNTKLLENDKYSKYYVEFIENLMNISKKYQKKISEK, encoded by the coding sequence ATGAATAAACTTGAAAATGCAAGAATAGAAATAAATAAAATTGATAAAGAGATGGCTAAATTATTTGAACAAAGAATGAAAGCTGTAGAAGATGTTATAGAGTATAAGATAGAAAATAATATGGATATATTTGATAGTTCACGAGAAAAAGAGGTTATAGAAAAGAATACTAAACTTTTAGAAAATGATAAGTATAGTAAATATTATGTTGAATTTATTGAAAATCTTATGAATATATCTAAAAAATATCAAAAGAAGATATCAGAAAAATAA